In a single window of the Synechococcales cyanobacterium T60_A2020_003 genome:
- a CDS encoding glycerol-3-phosphate acyltransferase, producing the protein MVLNPMVSAIALLVACFILGALPLVGWITRSLTGKQLREIGTGNIGVSAAFYHGGQGVGILAVLSEAFKGIAAVLLAQWLFPTVPAWCILALIALVLGRYSIGKGAGTTNVVWGFVAYDWRIALLVFVLGGIGFTLLRERRTGRIGVLVLVVVITALLHPQQPGVVVATMFLCTLIGWIYSQVPDDLDLPIHAAQTESRQMFQFFRGDRALKSLDQPLDPKQAGTKAATLALLRREGYPVPMGWVLPAGDDMTPLLEMLKPSPKHPVVVRSSATGEDTEFASAAGQYESFLNIQSTLALENAIAQCQLSYTSARAQQYRRDRGIPDGAIAVLVQEQVQGAFSGVAFSRDPIVRSGDAVVIEALPGTATQVVSGRVTPEQYRVYVADAAMAGDRSDWRLPNGITLPMEGEGDVPPYLIQQVAYLARHLEQRFHGIPQDIEWSYDGQQLWLLQARPITTLLPLWTRKIAAEVIPGFIRPLTWSINRPLTCGVWGKLFTIVLGDRADGLDFTETATLHYSAAYFNATLLGDLFRRMGLPAESLDFLTRGAKFSKPPLRSTLQNIPGLLRLAGREFALEKDFAMSDRQYFAPGIQALRSEDLSTLPDLALLTRIDTILELLEHATYYSILAPISASLRRAVLRVDAAQLDNQSTPEVAVVRSLQALADRARPLVESSTSAPTLFDQLRQTPEGQAILEEFDHILDSYGYLSEVGTDIAVPTWREVPDPVQAMFAQFVLNPPPVSSRSPRTLGWAGQKAQRRLNLKGRVTEVYSYLLAALRWTFIELEQRWLEAGHLTAAGDLFFLEMDDIRQILLASNETNWEAVTARIEDRRSHFNLNRKLLPPALVYGNDPPELTQPFAAPTTTQQQLTGIGASPGQVEGTFQVVTQFNADLSINKEMILVVPYTDAGWAPLLVRAGGIVADIGGQLSHGAIVAREYGIPAVMNVHNATQILNTGQRIRLDGQRGTVKIL; encoded by the coding sequence ATGGTTTTGAATCCGATGGTGAGTGCGATCGCCCTTCTCGTGGCGTGTTTCATCCTAGGCGCGTTGCCCCTGGTGGGGTGGATCACGCGGTCGCTCACGGGAAAACAGTTGCGCGAGATTGGGACAGGCAATATCGGCGTTTCGGCGGCCTTCTACCACGGTGGGCAGGGGGTGGGCATCTTAGCTGTACTCAGCGAAGCCTTTAAAGGAATTGCGGCGGTGCTGTTGGCACAGTGGCTTTTCCCAACGGTTCCGGCTTGGTGCATCCTTGCCCTGATCGCTTTGGTTCTGGGACGCTATAGCATCGGGAAAGGGGCTGGCACAACCAACGTCGTTTGGGGCTTTGTCGCCTATGACTGGCGAATTGCGCTACTGGTTTTTGTGCTGGGAGGTATTGGATTTACCTTGTTACGAGAGCGGCGCACCGGACGGATTGGCGTCTTGGTATTGGTGGTGGTGATTACCGCATTACTCCATCCCCAGCAACCGGGTGTTGTGGTCGCTACGATGTTCCTGTGTACGCTCATCGGCTGGATCTACAGCCAAGTTCCGGACGATTTGGATCTGCCGATCCATGCTGCCCAAACGGAATCCCGCCAAATGTTTCAATTTTTCCGGGGCGATCGCGCCCTTAAATCCCTCGATCAACCCCTCGATCCCAAACAAGCAGGAACCAAAGCCGCGACATTGGCTCTGCTGCGTCGAGAGGGATACCCGGTTCCGATGGGCTGGGTGCTGCCTGCGGGGGACGACATGACGCCACTGCTCGAAATGCTAAAACCCTCACCGAAGCATCCCGTTGTGGTGCGATCCTCGGCGACGGGTGAAGATACCGAGTTCGCATCGGCAGCGGGGCAGTATGAGTCATTTCTGAATATCCAAAGTACGCTGGCGTTAGAGAATGCGATCGCCCAGTGTCAACTGTCCTACACCTCGGCACGTGCCCAGCAGTATCGGCGCGATCGCGGCATTCCCGATGGGGCGATCGCCGTTCTCGTCCAAGAACAAGTGCAGGGAGCCTTTTCGGGGGTGGCGTTCAGTCGAGATCCCATCGTTCGCAGTGGGGATGCTGTAGTCATTGAAGCCCTACCCGGAACCGCCACCCAAGTCGTATCGGGACGAGTAACCCCAGAGCAATACCGAGTCTATGTTGCCGATGCAGCGATGGCGGGCGATCGCTCTGATTGGCGACTGCCGAACGGGATCACCTTGCCCATGGAGGGAGAAGGCGACGTTCCTCCGTACCTGATTCAACAAGTCGCGTATCTCGCTCGTCACTTAGAACAGCGCTTTCACGGCATTCCCCAAGATATCGAGTGGAGCTACGACGGACAGCAACTCTGGCTCTTGCAGGCACGCCCGATCACAACGCTGCTCCCCCTCTGGACGCGCAAGATTGCCGCAGAAGTGATTCCCGGTTTTATTCGTCCCCTCACCTGGTCGATCAACCGTCCGCTAACCTGTGGAGTTTGGGGCAAGCTGTTTACGATTGTGCTGGGCGATCGTGCCGATGGCTTAGATTTCACGGAAACCGCAACCCTCCACTATTCCGCCGCCTATTTCAATGCAACATTGCTGGGCGACTTGTTTCGACGGATGGGTTTGCCTGCGGAAAGCCTAGATTTCCTGACCCGTGGAGCAAAATTTAGTAAGCCTCCGTTGCGATCAACGCTCCAAAATATTCCCGGCCTGTTGCGCCTCGCTGGACGGGAGTTCGCTTTGGAGAAGGATTTCGCAATGAGCGATCGCCAGTATTTCGCGCCCGGAATTCAGGCGCTCCGCTCCGAGGATCTGTCCACACTCCCCGATCTGGCATTGCTGACTCGGATCGACACCATCTTGGAGCTGCTAGAACACGCCACCTACTACAGCATCCTCGCACCGATTAGCGCCTCTCTGCGGCGAGCCGTTCTCCGAGTCGATGCGGCTCAGTTGGATAATCAGTCTACGCCCGAAGTTGCCGTAGTGCGATCGCTCCAAGCCTTAGCCGATCGCGCTCGTCCGTTAGTCGAATCGTCTACCTCTGCCCCGACCCTCTTTGACCAACTTCGCCAAACCCCAGAGGGACAGGCGATCCTAGAGGAATTTGATCATATTCTGGACAGCTACGGGTATCTCAGCGAAGTTGGCACGGATATTGCCGTACCCACCTGGCGCGAAGTACCTGACCCCGTTCAGGCGATGTTCGCCCAGTTCGTTTTGAATCCGCCGCCAGTCTCGTCGCGTTCCCCCCGGACGTTAGGCTGGGCGGGTCAAAAAGCTCAGCGTCGGCTCAATCTGAAAGGGCGGGTCACTGAGGTTTACAGCTATTTGCTCGCGGCTCTACGCTGGACGTTTATTGAACTGGAGCAGCGTTGGTTAGAAGCCGGACACCTCACCGCCGCAGGCGATCTCTTTTTCCTGGAAATGGATGACATTCGGCAAATTCTGTTGGCATCCAACGAAACGAACTGGGAAGCAGTGACGGCACGCATTGAAGATCGGCGATCGCACTTTAATCTCAACCGCAAACTGTTGCCACCCGCATTAGTTTATGGGAACGATCCACCGGAATTAACCCAACCGTTTGCTGCGCCGACCACAACGCAACAACAGCTTACAGGCATTGGCGCTAGTCCCGGACAGGTGGAAGGCACCTTTCAGGTGGTCACTCAATTTAATGCGGATCTGTCAATTAACAAAGAGATGATTCTGGTTGTTCCCTACACCGACGCTGGGTGGGCACCTCTCCTCGTTAGAGCCGGAGGGATCGTGGCGGATATAGGGGGACAACTGTCCCACGGGGCGATCGTGGCGCGGGAATATGGGATTCCTGCCGTGATGAATGTTCACAATGCCACCCAGATCCTTAACACAGGGCAACGAATTCGCTTGGATGGACAGCGGGGGACTGTAAAGATTCTGTAA
- a CDS encoding heme A synthase, giving the protein MANSALGQTGASYEGSPPSTGLSASQPDVLIRRLVWKIAIATLVLMAIGSATRVMDAGLACPDWPLCYGTLFPGQQMNLQVFLEWFHRLDAALIGMLTLGLAGLSWWKRSHLPSWLPWASTLAVGLIVFQGVLGGLTVTELLRFDIVTAHLGTALLFFTTLLIIGTMLLPYQATGTTGRLRWVGLVAVVLVYLQSLSGALVGSRWAVHQCLAGSSLCSVLYTHLTGVVPATIATVLVAITAWRTPALHTLLRRFANAVAAFLLIQIGLGVATLKLHLQIEPLTVSHQMMGACLLAALVCLTVLAWRDRPSTAQIEHSTPANESSNVALL; this is encoded by the coding sequence ATGGCAAACTCTGCTCTGGGTCAAACAGGAGCATCCTATGAAGGATCACCGCCATCGACAGGATTATCAGCATCCCAGCCCGACGTTCTGATTCGTCGCTTGGTATGGAAAATTGCGATCGCCACGTTGGTCTTAATGGCGATCGGGAGTGCAACGCGCGTCATGGATGCGGGGTTGGCGTGTCCCGACTGGCCTCTATGCTACGGCACCCTCTTTCCAGGTCAGCAGATGAACCTCCAAGTCTTTTTGGAATGGTTTCATCGCCTTGATGCCGCCCTGATTGGCATGCTGACGCTGGGACTCGCAGGGCTAAGCTGGTGGAAGCGATCGCACCTCCCATCATGGCTACCGTGGGCGTCAACCCTAGCGGTTGGCCTAATTGTGTTTCAGGGTGTGTTGGGTGGCCTCACCGTTACGGAATTGCTCCGCTTTGATATCGTGACAGCCCACTTAGGCACAGCGCTACTCTTCTTCACCACTCTGTTAATTATCGGGACAATGCTGCTGCCGTACCAGGCCACCGGGACAACCGGACGATTACGCTGGGTTGGATTGGTGGCCGTCGTTCTCGTCTATCTTCAGAGCTTATCCGGTGCGCTGGTGGGTTCCCGCTGGGCTGTCCATCAATGTCTGGCGGGATCAAGCTTGTGCAGTGTTTTGTATACGCATTTAACGGGCGTTGTTCCTGCCACCATAGCGACCGTCCTCGTGGCAATCACGGCATGGCGAACCCCTGCGCTTCATACCTTGCTGCGTCGATTTGCCAATGCGGTGGCGGCCTTTCTGTTGATTCAAATTGGGTTAGGTGTAGCCACCCTCAAGCTGCATTTACAAATCGAGCCGCTGACCGTTTCCCATCAGATGATGGGTGCCTGTCTATTGGCAGCATTAGTGTGTTTGACGGTGCTGGCTTGGCGCGATCGCCCTTCAACGGCTCAGATAGAGCACTCTACTCCTGCAAACGAGTCCTCAAACGTTGCCCTTTTATAA
- a CDS encoding metal-dependent phosphohydrolase: MFNATELLIDNFVQDLKSGYRRAYGSLKAEYEEIIGWIGSMALENIANSDALYHNVEHTILVTLVGQEILRGKHIREGGVSSDDWLHFVISLLCHDIGYVKGVCRDDKPGLYATGQPGEMVELGPGASDASLTPYHVDRGKLFVDERFGNNPRISAEIIKRNIELTRFPVPDKDDHKDTVHYPGLIRAADLIGQLSDPRYLKKIGALYYEFHETGESARLGYEHPGDLRRNYPKFYWNVVYPYIKDGMRYLELTQQGKQILANLYSNVFMVEHDVQLTNMMTPN; this comes from the coding sequence ATGTTTAACGCTACCGAGCTACTCATTGACAACTTCGTTCAGGACCTCAAAAGCGGCTACCGTCGCGCGTACGGAAGCCTTAAGGCTGAGTATGAGGAAATTATTGGCTGGATTGGATCGATGGCTTTAGAGAACATTGCCAACAGCGATGCGCTCTACCACAACGTTGAGCATACAATTCTCGTCACCCTCGTTGGGCAGGAAATCCTGAGGGGCAAACACATTCGCGAAGGGGGCGTATCGTCCGACGACTGGCTGCATTTCGTTATTTCGCTGCTTTGCCACGATATTGGCTATGTGAAAGGCGTTTGCCGGGATGATAAGCCGGGGCTATATGCAACGGGGCAGCCTGGTGAGATGGTCGAACTGGGGCCTGGGGCATCTGATGCGTCCCTAACCCCCTATCACGTCGATCGCGGCAAGTTGTTTGTAGACGAACGCTTTGGCAACAATCCTCGGATTAGTGCTGAAATTATTAAACGCAACATTGAACTGACCCGGTTTCCGGTTCCCGATAAGGACGATCACAAAGATACGGTTCACTATCCAGGACTGATTCGGGCTGCCGATCTGATCGGTCAACTGAGCGATCCCCGGTATTTGAAGAAAATTGGGGCGCTTTATTATGAGTTCCATGAAACCGGGGAAAGTGCCCGTTTAGGCTACGAACATCCGGGGGATTTGCGCCGCAACTATCCCAAGTTTTATTGGAACGTGGTTTATCCCTACATCAAAGACGGAATGCGCTATCTAGAGCTAACCCAGCAGGGCAAGCAAATTTTGGCCAATCTCTACTCCAACGTCTTTATGGTGGAACACGATGTTCAACTAACGAACATGATGACGCCCAACTAA
- a CDS encoding cytochrome c oxidase subunit II — MNIPTSIATMLAGILITLLSLWYGQNHGLMPIAASDEATLVDGLFNTMMTVGFGLFLLVEGTILIAVIKFRRKPDDETDGPHIEGNIPLEIVWTAIPAVIVLMISVYSFDVYGQMGGFDPEAAEGMPGVTQVAMLGGDEMSAPLIDPSQAHPKPHHHMMAVGVGASPDRAGQPPDLTVDVMGLQYAWIFSYPESGIVSGELHVPQGKDVRLNIKAQDVLHAFWLPEFRLKQDAIPGEDTEIRFTPRRVGDYPIVCAELCGAYHGSMVSRIFVHSEEEYDAWLGQQVAMQSASPDTLAQRLDEQILALTTPLSDEEFLAPYAHEVGLTAASLESLKGATPVLNELLSS; from the coding sequence GTGAATATCCCAACCAGTATCGCCACTATGTTGGCGGGAATCCTGATCACCTTGCTGAGTCTTTGGTACGGTCAAAACCACGGTCTCATGCCTATCGCCGCTTCCGATGAAGCAACCCTAGTGGATGGACTGTTCAATACGATGATGACCGTGGGCTTCGGTCTATTTCTGTTGGTCGAAGGCACCATCCTCATCGCTGTGATCAAATTTCGGCGCAAGCCTGACGATGAAACGGATGGCCCCCACATTGAGGGGAATATTCCTCTAGAGATTGTCTGGACAGCGATCCCCGCTGTGATCGTTCTCATGATCTCCGTTTACAGTTTCGATGTATACGGCCAGATGGGCGGATTTGATCCAGAAGCCGCCGAAGGGATGCCCGGTGTTACCCAAGTTGCAATGCTGGGCGGAGATGAGATGTCTGCACCGCTTATTGATCCCTCCCAAGCCCATCCCAAACCTCATCACCACATGATGGCGGTCGGGGTGGGGGCATCGCCCGATCGGGCTGGCCAACCCCCTGATCTCACGGTGGATGTTATGGGATTACAGTACGCCTGGATTTTTTCCTATCCCGAAAGCGGCATAGTCTCCGGCGAACTCCACGTTCCCCAAGGCAAAGATGTTCGCTTAAACATCAAAGCCCAAGATGTTTTGCACGCCTTCTGGCTCCCTGAGTTTCGCCTGAAGCAAGATGCCATTCCAGGCGAAGACACCGAGATTCGATTCACGCCGAGACGGGTCGGAGACTACCCCATCGTGTGTGCCGAGCTGTGTGGTGCCTACCACGGTTCAATGGTGTCTCGCATCTTTGTCCATTCCGAGGAGGAATACGACGCATGGCTAGGCCAGCAAGTTGCGATGCAGTCTGCCTCACCGGACACCTTGGCTCAACGTCTAGACGAGCAGATTTTGGCCTTAACAACCCCTCTATCAGATGAAGAGTTTCTAGCGCCCTATGCGCACGAGGTTGGTTTAACCGCTGCTTCTCTAGAGTCGCTGAAAGGGGCGACTCCCGTTCTGAATGAACTTCTAAGTAGCTAG
- a CDS encoding heme-copper oxidase subunit III: MQGSTINSADAALGYESAATAGHEEHPDLRIFGLICFFFAEAMIFAGLFLAYVTFRAVAPVWPPEGTPERELLLPGINTIILISSSFVIHNAEGAIKKNDVNGLKLWFGLTALMGAIFLAGQLYEYNHLEFGLKTNLYASTFYVLTGFHGLHVFFGLLLILAVLWRSRKPGHYSSEHHFGVEAAELYWHFVDVIWIILFVLLYLL, from the coding sequence ATGCAAGGTTCCACTATTAATTCTGCTGATGCAGCCCTCGGTTACGAATCCGCCGCTACAGCCGGACACGAGGAACACCCTGATCTCCGTATCTTTGGCCTGATTTGCTTCTTTTTTGCAGAGGCGATGATCTTTGCGGGGTTATTTCTGGCCTATGTCACCTTCCGCGCGGTTGCACCTGTTTGGCCTCCGGAGGGAACGCCAGAACGGGAACTGCTGCTTCCTGGCATTAACACCATCATTCTGATCAGCAGTAGTTTTGTGATTCACAATGCTGAAGGAGCTATTAAGAAAAACGATGTCAATGGTCTCAAACTTTGGTTTGGCCTAACCGCATTAATGGGGGCGATCTTCCTAGCGGGACAGCTTTATGAATACAACCACCTAGAGTTTGGACTGAAGACCAATCTGTATGCCAGCACCTTTTATGTCCTGACTGGATTTCACGGTCTACACGTCTTCTTTGGACTGTTGTTGATCTTGGCGGTGCTGTGGCGATCGCGCAAACCTGGTCACTACTCTAGCGAACATCACTTTGGTGTAGAGGCGGCAGAACTGTACTGGCACTTTGTCGATGTCATCTGGATCATCCTCTTCGTGCTGCTTTACCTACTCTAA
- the ctaD gene encoding cytochrome c oxidase subunit I has product MTQTDFPTTASPDGGAHSGHHGERKFRDYFTFNPDHKVIGLQYLVTSFVFYILGGVLATAIRTELATPASDFVSPDTYNGLLTLHGTIMIFLWIVPAGAGLANYLIPLMIGAKDMAFPKLNALAFWMIPPGGLMLIASFFLETPKAGWTSYPPLSLVSGQVGEGIWIMSILVLGTSSILGAINFVVTILKMRIPTMPMNKMPLFCWAMLATAALILVGTPVLAGALILLAFDLFAGTAFFNPSGGGNPVVYQHMFWFYSHPAVYIMVLPLFGTISEVLPVHARKPIFGYQAIAYSSLAISFLGLIVWAHHMFTSGTPAWLRMFFMIATMVIAVPTGIKIFGWLATVWGGKISLNSAMLFGLGFIAVFVIGGISGVMLASVPFDIHVHDTYFVVAHMHYVLFGGSVFGIYAGIYHWYPKMTGRMMNEPLGRIHFVLTFIGMNLTFLPMHELGLLGMNRRVAMYDPRFADLNVLCTAGSYLLAISTLPFLFNAIWSVFKGKPAGDNPWRALTMEWQTTSPPAIENFEGVPVLKTGPYDYGLERNGSQPGLASSDTPALSGGSPT; this is encoded by the coding sequence ATGACACAAACGGATTTTCCAACAACTGCTTCACCGGACGGGGGGGCTCACTCTGGCCATCACGGTGAACGCAAATTTAGAGACTATTTCACCTTTAACCCCGATCACAAAGTCATTGGCCTTCAGTACTTGGTTACGTCCTTTGTGTTCTACATCCTGGGGGGAGTGCTGGCTACGGCAATTCGCACCGAATTGGCAACCCCGGCCTCGGATTTTGTTAGTCCAGACACTTACAACGGACTGCTGACCCTCCACGGGACGATCATGATCTTTCTGTGGATTGTGCCTGCAGGGGCGGGATTGGCCAACTATCTGATTCCGCTCATGATTGGTGCAAAGGACATGGCCTTCCCTAAGCTCAATGCCCTTGCTTTCTGGATGATCCCGCCCGGAGGATTGATGCTGATTGCCAGCTTTTTCCTGGAAACGCCCAAAGCTGGATGGACGTCCTATCCTCCTCTGAGCCTAGTTTCAGGGCAAGTTGGAGAAGGCATCTGGATTATGAGCATTTTGGTTTTGGGAACCTCTTCGATTTTGGGTGCCATTAACTTTGTGGTCACGATTTTGAAGATGCGAATTCCCACCATGCCCATGAATAAAATGCCCCTATTTTGCTGGGCGATGCTAGCAACGGCAGCGCTCATTCTGGTGGGAACTCCAGTCTTGGCGGGAGCATTAATCCTGTTGGCTTTTGATTTGTTTGCAGGGACGGCTTTCTTTAATCCCAGTGGAGGCGGAAATCCGGTTGTCTATCAGCACATGTTCTGGTTCTATTCCCATCCAGCGGTCTACATTATGGTTTTGCCGCTGTTTGGCACCATTTCTGAAGTTTTGCCTGTTCATGCCCGCAAACCGATCTTTGGCTATCAAGCGATCGCCTATTCCAGCCTCGCAATTAGCTTTTTGGGGTTGATTGTGTGGGCACACCACATGTTCACCAGTGGCACTCCGGCTTGGCTGCGGATGTTCTTCATGATTGCCACGATGGTGATTGCTGTGCCGACGGGGATTAAGATCTTTGGCTGGTTAGCCACCGTTTGGGGGGGCAAGATCTCACTGAACAGCGCCATGCTCTTTGGACTAGGGTTTATTGCCGTCTTTGTGATCGGCGGGATCAGTGGCGTCATGCTGGCTTCGGTGCCCTTTGATATCCACGTCCATGACACCTATTTCGTCGTGGCGCACATGCACTACGTCCTCTTTGGCGGATCTGTGTTTGGGATCTATGCCGGAATCTATCATTGGTATCCCAAAATGACGGGACGCATGATGAACGAACCCCTGGGACGCATCCATTTTGTGCTGACTTTTATTGGCATGAATCTTACTTTCTTGCCCATGCACGAACTGGGTTTGCTGGGTATGAACCGTCGCGTGGCAATGTACGATCCCCGCTTTGCGGATCTCAATGTGCTGTGTACCGCAGGCAGCTATCTCCTGGCGATATCTACCCTTCCATTTTTGTTTAACGCCATCTGGAGTGTGTTTAAGGGTAAGCCTGCGGGCGATAATCCCTGGCGGGCACTAACGATGGAATGGCAAACCACATCGCCCCCCGCCATCGAGAATTTTGAAGGTGTTCCAGTCCTGAAAACGGGTCCCTATGATTATGGCCTGGAGCGCAACGGTAGCCAGCCCGGTTTGGCATCTTCGGATACCCCTGCTCTTTCCGGGGGATCGCCCACATAG
- a CDS encoding UbiA family prenyltransferase — MHETLWTNAPRHHQTIWQVIRSYWQLTKPRIIVLLLITTAGSMWIASQGNVDPFLLLITLVSGALAAASANTINCLYDRDIDYDMERTRHRPLPSGRIQPRDALIFAIALAIISFTLLTVFANLL, encoded by the coding sequence ATGCATGAGACACTCTGGACAAATGCCCCCCGCCACCATCAGACCATTTGGCAGGTCATTCGTAGCTATTGGCAACTCACAAAGCCACGCATTATTGTGCTACTGCTCATCACCACCGCTGGCAGTATGTGGATCGCCTCTCAAGGGAATGTTGATCCCTTTCTGCTCCTAATTACCCTCGTTAGCGGTGCGCTGGCAGCGGCCTCCGCAAATACCATCAACTGCTTGTACGATCGTGACATTGACTATGACATGGAGCGCACTCGCCATCGTCCGTTGCCCTCCGGTCGGATTCAGCCCCGGGATGCTCTGATCTTTGCGATCGCCCTTGCCATCATTTCCTTTACTCTGCTGACGGTTTTTGCCAATCTGCTGAG